The stretch of DNA CTGAGGAAGGGGGGGATTTAGGAAAACCAAatcaaaagattaaaaaaaaaaaacagctgattGAATGATTGTAAATTGAAAGGCTATATTCCAAAAGGTGTCTTGAGAggatacaaaattgtcaaagtTCTCCGACTGGTTACCTTTGCTTGGCTTTGTCTTTAATCGAGCGACTTGGCCGGTCGGTCTCTCTTGCTTGACTCTTTTGAAAATGCTCTCTCTTTTCTTTAGCGCCtccgacagacagacagacacctttgtttttcctcttggTGCTTTACTTCCTCCCCAACTTTTTTGCCCTCCAGACCAAAATCTGCGACCTCGTCTTTACGGCTACGCTACGCGACGGGTCTTTGTTATTCTTTGCGTGGCCGCTTCCGCAAGGGGATGCTTTTACGTTTTCTGAAGCAATAACAGAGAAATAGTCAACGTTAGACGGGTCCGTCGGGGGAGggagaagaaacaaacaaacaaacaaacaaacaagaacaaaaaaacctaaacaaacaaaaaagaaaagcacacaGTACAGCACAAAGCTGCTCTTCCGCTGAGGGGAAAACAAGAGTTAGCTGGTTTGGGAAAGGATATTGAATGTATGCAAATCCTCTTGGTTGACGCGTAAAGAAGTCAAGGGGGATGTAGACGTCTACTACGGGCCCATAGCGGCCAAACTCACGCCGCAAATCCTCAGGCCTGAACACCGTAGATATACAAGGGTAACTTCACTGGGCGAGCGAGCGGACGGGTCGCTTCACCCCCAACAACAAGGTCAACAAGGTCAAAGGGCTTCCGACGCGGCAAAAAAATGGGCATCTACGTTCTGCTCGTTAAAAGCAGCTTTGGATTTGAATAATTTCATTTCGGTCCAATTTTACGGAGGGTTACAGAAAGTTGTCGTGGGGGGGAGAAATACTTTGCATAATTTTAAGATAAATAGGACCTCTACATAATCAATGGCGGAACTAAAGAGGATTGGAGGATCTAacaactgatttaaaaaaaatcagaaccaAGCcatccagtttaaatgaatgggACGTCTATAGTCGTCAATGAATTAGATCGACTCAAGGTCAAATTTGATTGGACCTTTTTTGTTGAATGGGGGTAAAGTGGCCCTTTTGTGAAAATCCATCAGAAAACAGTTGTGCatccatttacaaaaacaacatgAACAAAGTCAAGGGGAAAAGCGGCATTTTGACAAAACATGAGCAGATATTGGTTTATCACAAAGACACTAATATGAGTGCAAAGATTGTCGCAAGACTATGTGGACACGGTGTGCGTTtaattgaaattttaaaaaatgcagaactgaacaaaaaaaagtcatttctatGAATTTTAATCGCTGCAAATGCGCAAATCAGTTGTGTCGAATCTGCAACCGAAATAGCAACAAATCCACGTTCGAGAGGAAACCCGAACCTTCGTTCACTACGCTTCAAAATTCACTATGAAATAATTACTGCACAACTAATAAGCGATTATAGACACCGCGTTATTGTGGAGTAggatttaaaaatcatttgtttgACTGGTAAAAAGCTAAGAGTCCCTAGCAAAGCGCGGCCCGACGTTAGCTTGCTGCTAAATTTGGTTAGCGGCTAACAATAAATAGCGGCGCAATTAAAAAGGCGGAATTGCGACTCACCTGGATTCATCGGATATGTTTCTGACGAACAAGGACGAGTTCGGCGGGCGCATGTAACGAGCCATGGCTTTTGTTTGGGTAAACTTAACGAGGTGGaaagaaaatacacacaaaaaacgtGCTACCGTTTTAGGTAATGTGGAGCCAAAATAAGTTCCTTCTTTTCCTCGTCACTGTAATGTTGCTTGAACGAGTTGAGACGTATCACAGCGCCTCCGTAGGGATGAATTAGAATTACATCACATGCCATATTTACCCCAAAAATCAATTAGAAACCatgacatttcaaataaaaatgcaaatggaagcctcattcaaatcattgaatgtgaaaataaatccaacattGAGGCTGTAATAGAAGAAATCCGGACACAATTTCAGAGTGCCCCTCTGTTTTTTACTAGTAACTAGAAATAAGCAAATAAGAGTAGTAATATTGCGTAAGGGACGACGATACTTTTCCTCAATTTGTCATTTAGATCCCAGTTTTAGCTCGTGGTTTAAGTAGTAACACGCCGACTCACGAGAAGGCAGTAATGAAACCAATAGAACGCAGTCGCCCGAGTAGCACcgacaaagaagaaaaagacggAAGTTAGCATCACGTCGTTAGCCCAATGTATGAGTGTCAAAGTCTATTTTCCCCATTTATCACCCACTCAATGTATGCAATATTCAACAAGTGCACAAGTGAcacagtttgtttttgttgcgtCAAACATTATAAATCAATAAAGGAATATCTTTGAACCATTAATTGAGATCTAAAAATATCATATTATGTACTGTTTTCAATGGAACTCCTTTCATAACTTTTTTATTAAGGTGTTTTGAGATAAACACTGTCTCTAATGAACAGTCAAattggactggacgtctatccccgtcaatgCGTGAGTGAATGTGTTTATAATGTAGCTTCGTTAAAAACATGGCGTCAGGTTGGATATATTATACTTCAAGAGAAATAAACtgaaaaggtcaaaggtcaacaaACATTCCTCACGTCGCTAACTGCAGCAAAATCGTCCGTTGGAGCAAATATTTGGGGGGAGGGTGCTTTTTTTTGCCAGAAAATTGCCCGCCACGTGGCGGAAAAGATACTGTCATTTGCTTGGGAAACGTATTTACAGCGCTGACTCGTTGACGGCGTGTGTTTGAGCGTAAAAGGGGAAGTatcgagtgtgtgtgtgtgtgtgtgagtgtgtgtgtgtttccattCGGTCTTTGCGCCATCGAGGGACAGCTGCATCTTTAAATGAACAAAGTAGGTCcaaaactgttgcttttaaaTAGAAGTGCGTGTTGTAAAAGTCAAGTTTTTGCTCATATGTGTGCCTACTACTACTTTATCTTATGTGCGCAACAGTGAGTTAAttaagttgcatttttaaataaaagaaaggaatatttcgatttttttaaaaactgattcAGCAAAATCCATATAAGATGAGTTAATTGAGAGAAAAATTTTAGTTACGgacctattatttttttacattgtatatATACTTTTCCTCTGTTTGTTTACATTTAGCATCTATAAACCCTGTTCCTataataatgtattaaaaacTATATAGATTTATATCTGCATTTGGTATatatgaatgtttttaaaaagggaactgGTGGAAAATGTCCTCAATGAACCTTTTGAGGGACTGCAGCCGTCTTTTACCGCTACAGggtatgtgctgtggtagttagcaaaagAGCGACGTTAATTGACGCCAATCCACTTGGACTGGGAAAGCTGGTAGTGATGGTTGGGTCGATGGCAGGCAAAGGGTTAAGCAATGTGAGATCAGATTTACTAAAATATCTTCCTTTTTTTAgaattacattattattattgcttgaATCACTCGTGGcttttatttgcatttattCTTGCTAAATGCTAAACAACAGAAAAGGGTGCGTTCAAGGCCTAAGCGCTAATCGTAGCATCTTTCGTTATTCGTACGTTTGCTTTCAATTCAAATGATTTCCAAATCCTCCAATCCGAATGCTTGTCAGCCAAAAGTTAAGGAGCTTTTATTTGGCCACTGCTCTGATTTCAATTCTTTATTTATTGCACATCTTATAAATGCGTCACGTAGCTGAAGGAAGGATTTCTAGTGAGTCAAGATTATTTCTTAAGATCATCTTGGCTTTCCACTGAAGGAGGAAGTAACACAGTCATGTGATGTAACTTcaagctgtttttttccttcttccgaTGGTCCAACTcttgttgtttctttttcttcttcagaaGGTCTACTTCTTCTGCTTCTGTCTCCAGAAGGTCTAGTGACGTCATCTCACGGACGCTTTTAAGGTTCGTTAGCGTCGTTAGCTTCCAGTCTTGAAATgagctgttttaaaaaatgtttttgctgaCATTTTTCGAAGTGTCGCCATCGACGACGGGGCATTTTCGCTTAGCGTGACCGGAGTCGCCGTGGCGACCGTCTCCTCCTCAGGCGCCATGTCGGCGCTCCTCTTCAACGACTCCCGCGGCGTCCCGGCGGCCCAGGCCGCCGGCAGAGGCGACATGGACACGCTCTCGGTGGTCCTCAACGCCCTGACCATCCTGCTGGGCGTCCCGGGCAACTCGGTGGTCATCTGGGTGGCCGGATTCAAACTCCAGGTGGATTTGTCCGCTTTGCCTTCACCTCTTTCTCCATCCCGCCACCGCGTGGCGCTCACCCGTCTCCCCTCCGCCGTCCTTAGCCGACCGTCCTCAACGTGTGGCTGGTCAACCTGGCGGTGGCGGACCTGATCTTCTGCTTCACCCGCATCTTCTCCCTGGTCAAGAAGCTGTTCCTGGACCACTGGCCCTTCGGCCTGTTCGTCTGCAAGTTCAACGGCTTCTTCAAGTACGGCAACATGTTCTGCTCCGTCTTCTTCCTGGCCGTCATCAGCCTGGACCGGGCCGTCTGCGTCTGGTGCCCCGTcttcgcccgccgccgccgcacgcCCTGCCTGGCCCGGGTGGTGGCCGCCTGCGTGTGGGTGGCGTCGGTGGTCTTCAGCTCGCCCTACTTCTTCTACCGCCAAGTCTTCCTGGACGCCAAGAACCTCAGCAAGTGCACGGTGGAGGAGGTGCGGGACCCCGACGCCAGGATGGCTCTCTACTGGATCCGCTTCCTCTGCGGCTTCGTGCTGCCCTTCCTGGTCATCCTGGGATGCTACGCGCTGACGGCGGAGGGCATCCGCCGCGCCCGCTTTTCGGCCAAGCCGCGCGCCCTGCGGGTCTTGGTCCTGCTGGTGGTGGCCTTCTTCCTGTGCTGGGCTCCCTACCACGGCCTGCTCATGCTGCGGATGGTGGACAAGAACAGCCCGGCCACCAAGTTCTGGCTGTCCGCCGCCAAGGGCGTGGCCTACTTCAACAGCTGCGTCAACCCGCTTCTCTACTTCCTGATGGGACTCCTGATGAAAGGGCGGGCCGGCAAGTCCCTGACGGGCCTGTACAAGAGCGCCCTCGCCGACGACGTCGATGTCGACGTCGACGCGCGGACCGGGCAGTCCAGCGACCACTCTCGGGGGAGCGACTCGTACTTGTGACGTGATCCGTGTCGCGAATGGAAATAAACAGATGGCGTTCGTCcgctcattttttgtttttaaagcattGTGAGGCGAGTGACTGGAAATAGGGACGCTGCCAGGAACTCACTTTCGCATCGTGAGtctttgattagattagattagattagactagataaCTTTCGTATTCGGAAAATTCCACTGTCTCAGATGCAAGAGAGTGacaatacagacacagacacaagacactttagaccaggggtctcaaaccgattttgcaaagggccgcagtgggtcctggtctttgtttcaaccgatgcagtgtcgacagtttaactTTAGCCAATGagggggtcttctaaaataagtagcacctgcctgcaatcaactgattacacttgctaAAGGTGTCTGCTTgttcagtttgaatgaaaacctgcaccccctgcgaccctttgaGGACCGTTTTGAGACTGCTgctttagacataaataaataactaataaataaataagtgtgttgcttaaatatatatacataaacatagatgcacatgtatacgCACGGTTGGTCTTGACATTCCGCCATTGATGCCGCCTCCTGGCCCAAAGATCTGCTGTCAATCTCAAAGAGTGTCAGAGCAGGTCCAATCAGATGGCTCCGTTCCGGCTCCGCCCCCCCACGATGGCCTAGCCCCCGTATGTCGGGCTTTCTTAGTATAAAGTCAACGGGGCCTCCATTGTTGGGCGCGCATCAAAGTCAAAAGACATCGTGATTGCTCAAAGCCATGttgacttctttttatttctcttttcacTTTTACTAGTCAAAAGAATTGTTCAGGtggaaaagccattttcaagctGCCCAAGCGATAGATCGGTAAAGGGTAAGTCACACCTCAAGTCCGCTAGGCTCCACGATCAAAACAACATAAACAGcgtaaaggcaaaaaaaaacatgaaaaatatggaATTTGCTAAACACATCCTAAATTTCTTGACGCCAAACTCTTCCGGAGCACATAAATACCAGCGTTCCTTTGATGAAATGACTGGCGCGTGGCAATTTGCTAACTAACACGGTCCATGTCAGGTCCCGGCCGCCCGCCCGCCATGAGCACCGTTTGTAACCCCTGCGCCCGCGGCGAGGGCCAGATGGACTTGGTGGCCGTGGTGGTCAACGCGCTCAACGTCCTGCTGGGCATTCCGGGCAACTGTGCCGTGATTTGGGTGGCCGGTTTCAAGCTCAAGGTAACTTAGCGTCGTGGCTCGCCGCCTTCGCCCCGACTTCGCCCCGCCTGACGCCCGCTCCCCGCCAGGCGTCCATCTTCAACGTGTGGCTGGTCAACCTGGCCGTGGCGGACCTGGTTTTCTGCGTCACCCGAATCCTGGCCCTGGTCAACGTCCTGCTGTCGGACCAGTGGGTCTTCGGCCCTTGGGTCTGCAAGCTGGGCGCCTTCTTCAAGTACGCCAACATGTTTTGCGGCGTCTTCATTCTGGCCGTCATCAGCGCCGACCGGGCGGCGTGCGTCTGCTTCCCCGTCTTGAGCCGCCGCCACCGCACCCTTGCCGCCTCCCGGGCGCTGGCGGCGGCCACCTGGGCGGCGGGCTTGGGCTTCAGCGTCCCCTTCGCCGCCGGCCGCCACTTCTTCCGCTGCGCCGGGAACTTGAACCGCTGCAGCGGCTGCGAGTGCCACTTCAGGACGGCGCTGTACTGGCTGCGCTTCCTGTGCGGCTTCCTGCTGCCCTTCCTGGTGGTGGCGGTCTGCTCCACCCTGGCCGGGGTGGGTCTCCTCCGCACCCGGCTGTCCGGGAAGCGGCGAACGCTGCGGATCTTGGCCCTGCTGGCCGGCGCCTTCTTCCTGTCCTGGGCGCCTTACCACGTCCTGCTGATGGTCAGGATGGCGGACGGCGACAACCGGCTGGTGGCGCGTTTCCTGCCCGCCGCCAAGGGTCTGGCCTTCTTCAACAGCTGCCTCAACCCCCTCCTGTACTTCTCGCTCGGGTTCAAGCCCAACGACGGGAAGTCTCCGTCGGGCCGGAGCGCGCCGGCCGGCGACGCGGGGCGGAACGCCGTCTGCGGGCAAATTGGCGAAGGGGGAGGGAAGCCCGAGGAGGGTTTGGATTTGGATCGGTTGCCGAGGGACCggacgacggacggacggacgggcgatGAAAAAGGTGGAGCTGCCGTCGTGCGTGCCAAAAAGATGGTGAAACCATTTTGTTGGAAAAACAAATGGACAAATTGTACGATGTTTCCATCCAATCCGTATTGAGCTTTTAATATATGTTACTATGTTTCCATTTGTTCTTGTCTTAATTATcaaggtttttatttatttttattttttgcctgtTCAGGCACCACTTGTGATTTGTTGATGGTTGCCAGTGAGGGGAATTCAAGTGTCTacaatacaggaaaaaaaatctggcaacTAATGACATATGTACAAGCAAAATGTTGTATGTTGacggttgccattgacagtcggTTCATTCGCGCCTCTCTTGACACATTTTATTGGTCAAAGTTGTGTACAATCAGGTTGCCTTTGTAAATTGCCGTGGTCACAATCAAGCCGTCTCTGTCTGCTCTCTCTTTTATTCCACATTTGTGTACAAAGAGTGAGGGGAATTCAAGTTGTCCacaatacaggaaaaaaaaatctggcaacAAATGACATATGTACAAGCAAAATGCTAGCATCCTGGAAATTGGTGGACGAAAAGAAGGACAcgagaaaacaaaagaaaagaaatccctcctaaaaaaaaaaaagaaaaacaaggccCGGACAGCATTTGTcagacaaactgtttttttttctttttaaatttttaaaaagctacttTCCCCTCATACTCGCCGATGAGAACCATCATGGCCACGCCAAAGACCAGGGCCAGGATCTCCATGAGCGACTGTCCGAAACTGGAGCGACCGGCCAGGAGCTCCGGGAGGACGGTCACCGTGGCGATGTAAATGAAGCCGCCCGCCGTAAAGGGCAGGATCCACGTGACGGCCGCCGCGTCCACGCCTTCGGCCAGCAGCGAGCAGACCGTGCCGGCCAACGCCCCCACCGCCGTCAGCAGTTGCAGACTCATGGCCTGGCGAGGGAAAACGGCAAGTTGAAAACCACGGttacggacggacggacggacgacgGCGAGAGCGGCGCCGACCTTCCTCTTGGTGCAGCCCGACTGCACCAGGATGGCAAAGTCGCCGATTTCGTGCGGCACTTCGTGCAGCAGGATGGTCAGCGTGGTCAGGGCGCCCACCGCCGGTCCCACCAGGAAGGACGCGCCGATGGCCAGCCCATCCGTGAAATTGTGGGTGAAGTCGGCCGCCAGGTTCAGGTAACCGGATACCTTGATGTCTGCGCGCACACAAAATCAGTTAACTAATACAAGATCGCATGTATTTATGAAACCAGGTCATAATAAAACCACATACCGTATTtccacaactataaggcgcacataaaagtcttcaattttctccaaaatagacagggcgccttataatccagtgcgctttatatatggaccaatactaaaattgttatcaccataaaatcaaatgaatcagttgatagggtacaccgactctactattttcccgtagacaaagtactgcgcagtgactgctgggatatgtagtagttcttttgtcaatacacccaatggattgtggcctgtatacatcgacatcataCTTTGCGCCATATagccgtgaaaatacggtatttggttCTCGTCAATGGACTTGTATACAAAATAATCCTCCCGATTgtcattttcttgacttttagtCTCTCTTGGCTAGAAGACGCAGTGTCAATTCGGCTAATAAAGAAGAATGTAAAGTGTTTGAGCAATCTGCAAAGCCGTGTGATGTGCTCACCGGCGCTTTTCTCCACTTTCTTCTTCTTGGagcctttcttcttcttctcctcttctCCATCGCTGTCCTTCTCCTTGACagagcctaaaaaaaaatggcggaacGTGAGCCGAGCCGGCGCGGGGATGATTTCTCGCCGCTGGTCTCACCGTGCGAGTGTCCGTGGGAGTGGCCTCCCTTGAGCAAACGTACGAATTTCTCCACCATCAGAAAGGCCACGATGCCAGCCAGCACCCACAGGCCCACCGACATCATGTGACCGTGGGCGCCACCTGTGGAAGGAGGACAGATGACACTTTGCAACGTTTAACTTCGGCATTTCAAAACAATTGGAACGTCAACGTACCGTGAGAGTGGCCGTGTTGGCGTGCTTCTTCGCCGCCATGCGCGTCCTCACCGTGATGGGAGTGTGGTTCTGCGCGGTGGTCAAATATAGATCATATATGAAAAGTAATTATTagaaagaaattattatgcttattcgtgctaattcttacgcagttgttttggttttcgatccgctcgggtcaccttgtatgcttacttgtgcaaattcttacgcaggtgtttttggttccgatctaatatgagcagttgttttttttaccttaatggtgttattgagttagcttatgcaattgtttgaatcagattaccttaaatgttttgattacgcgccgactaaattgagaggaagatgccgtttccttagaatcctcttggacgagggcgagtcgggagtgattttccttgcaagttgtagcaagtgtatgttaatgatgtctccctgttttgattaaagtgtattaataataaacctatcacggGTGATTGAGGTTTTTTACGCCACGTGACAATTGAGAGGACCTGGCGTGAAAATGTCCCTCAACGTTCACACGCCAAGCTTCAAGAACGTACCCAGGGCGTGCGGTATGAGGTGAAGGAAGGCGTCGCCCAGGAGGCCTCCCGACGCAAAGCTCAGCAGCACCTTGAGCAGATTCTGGTGCTGGTCGCTGTTGGACTGAActgggatgaggaagaggatgaggaaGGGCGCGGCGCTGATTAGCAGGGTGGCGCCGATTGCCTGAAGGGAGCAAAGTGGCGGAGTTAGtcatagtttttttattttttttatttttcctgggTTGGCACCTGTGTCCACAGCTCCATCGTGTCTCGCTTCTCGGTCTGGCTCTTCGGTTCTGGAGTTTTGCCGTGGGCGTGGGCGTGGGCGTGGCCGTGGTCGTGAGCGTGCCCTAGAGGTTTACCAAATGGATTAATCAACAGTCATGTGTCAAaataattaggaaaaaaatgtgattactTTGCCAATTCTGATGCTACTTCAAATATCTTTGGAAAGCTTACCAAAAGCCCAATGGGAGGAGCTAGTCAACGTTTACCATAGTGACAGTCATTACCGTGCAACTGCCCTTGGTGTTCCTCCGCTTCCGGCAAGTTAGCCTGGGCACTCCACTTGCTAGCGCCGTGGAACATTTTCATCTCGGGATCGGGGTCGTGATCGTGATCGTGcgcgtggtggtggtggtggtcttcGTGGGCGTGGCCATGGTGGTGATGGTGACCGTGATGGTGATCGTGCGAGTGGCCGTGAGCGTCGCTCAGATGCGAGGCAAACAACAGCAATAGCGTAGACACGGCCAGCGTCGTCGTTAGCAGATGTGGGCGCCCCATGCTACTTACctggaaaaacacacaaactttTAAGAGGTTTGGACTAAACATGAAAATGCAACGAGGCCACTCCCATATCGCTAACCATGATATGAGAATCACTATAGTACATACGGGTTACTTTTGATGACCAAAACAACGATTGAATGGCACCCTTCGTAAGGAATGACATGTTGCATTACATTCTGTTTTATTGATGCTTTACAAGAAACTGTGGGAAAGCTACAAAGTTTGCGTGAAAGGTCTGCCgcttcaatttaaaaatacaaacttcCTAAATTTGCATACGATCAGGGCCCAGGGTCGTGAGCGATTTAGTGGATTGAGCTGTTGATTTTTACACAATTTAAGCCGAACACCCAATAAACAAAGCCCATTGAACGCAGCATCAATTCGAGGCTAACCATTTGGGGACTCCGCGTTCACAACAACGGGATTATCGGCCACAAAAACATCTTTGAGGGTGCTCACCGGAGAACGCCGCTAGTCCACCGGCTGTCTGGAGTTTATTTCACTTTAATGCGTTGTGCAAAGTGGACTGAAATTCACCAAGGAGGATTTCCGCCACCTGGAGCTATGCTAGCTGCTGACCAAGACGTGGCATTCGCGCAACAGTCCAAATCTCGCGTGAAGACATCCCGTTTCCAAGCAACCCTGGCTTACTACGCTTTGAAACATGGACTTTCGTGTGCTATTTTCAATCGCAACTCATGTGGTTTAATACTTAAGAGACTCAACCTGACGACTGTATCAGGAAGGGACTTTTTAACAGGCGCTAGGGTAGCGAACCAGGGGAAAGTGAGCCAAATGGGGAAGTGATGGGTTGAATCTCGCGAGATTCGGTTCGGCGCCTGGTCGTAGTCGTGACGTCAACACGGAAACGCAAGACAGATGAGCAATATAAAATAGTACATATAATTAGCATTCTAATAGTTACAAAAAGAAGACGTAACTTAAACATTTTATATGAaccaaaaaacagtaaatattacaAGTCTTGGTTTGATAACTTgacaacaaacaagaaaaatattaaGTTTAGAAATTAAAAACCCAGTTTGAAAaggaaatcattttttcttaaagcTTTAAATGTGATATGGCGTCACCTGTCGGTAGGGGGGGGAGAAaatcttttttcttctgttgCTCCATTATCCACGTTTCATTTATATTCAAATGAGCGTATCAAATCCAAGTCTTAAGTATACGTAGTACGTActactatttttatatattttttgtcgcCGCTAGAGGGCATCGTTTCCGCTTTGACATCAAGAATGTATGGTGCATATATGTAAAAATGGTAGTAAAAGCAGTTTTAATACAATGATACTTTGGGTGCTTATGTTTTAGAAGAAGACAGAAATTTGCCCCTCAATACAATTGTCATTTCTCGACTGCAAATTCATAAACATTCCTTGTACTAAATTGACGATATCCAAGACAACGTTTGCCTTCATTCTGGCAAATTACGTTGACAAAAAGAAGATATGAAGAGCAACAAATTTAAAATCGAAGAGTTggaataaaataaatggattatttGAGCAAATGGTTATTGACGGCACATGCGATATTCTTCCGAAAAGCCGTCTTTATTTCTgagaatcatctttttttttgtcttagttttttttctttggacaGATGTCAGACGTGCTCTGAGACGGACTCGCGGGCATTGGAATCAATCAATAATCCTTGTCGCCGGGTAAAGTCTACTTCAAGTTCACACGTCCTGAAG from Stigmatopora argus isolate UIUO_Sarg chromosome 21, RoL_Sarg_1.0, whole genome shotgun sequence encodes:
- the LOC144067189 gene encoding C3a anaphylatoxin chemotactic receptor-like — translated: MSALLFNDSRGVPAAQAAGRGDMDTLSVVLNALTILLGVPGNSVVIWVAGFKLQPTVLNVWLVNLAVADLIFCFTRIFSLVKKLFLDHWPFGLFVCKFNGFFKYGNMFCSVFFLAVISLDRAVCVWCPVFARRRRTPCLARVVAACVWVASVVFSSPYFFYRQVFLDAKNLSKCTVEEVRDPDARMALYWIRFLCGFVLPFLVILGCYALTAEGIRRARFSAKPRALRVLVLLVVAFFLCWAPYHGLLMLRMVDKNSPATKFWLSAAKGVAYFNSCVNPLLYFLMGLLMKGRAGKSLTGLYKSALADDVDVDVDARTGQSSDHSRGSDSYL
- the LOC144067343 gene encoding C3a anaphylatoxin chemotactic receptor-like, yielding MSTVCNPCARGEGQMDLVAVVVNALNVLLGIPGNCAVIWVAGFKLKASIFNVWLVNLAVADLVFCVTRILALVNVLLSDQWVFGPWVCKLGAFFKYANMFCGVFILAVISADRAACVCFPVLSRRHRTLAASRALAAATWAAGLGFSVPFAAGRHFFRCAGNLNRCSGCECHFRTALYWLRFLCGFLLPFLVVAVCSTLAGVGLLRTRLSGKRRTLRILALLAGAFFLSWAPYHVLLMVRMADGDNRLVARFLPAAKGLAFFNSCLNPLLYFSLGFKPNDGKSPSGRSAPAGDAGRNAVCGQIGEGGGKPEEGLDLDRLPRDRTTDGRTGDEKGGAAVVRAKKMVKPFCWKNKWTNCTMFPSNPY
- the slc39a7 gene encoding zinc transporter Slc39a7 — encoded protein: MGRPHLLTTTLAVSTLLLLFASHLSDAHGHSHDHHHGHHHHHGHAHEDHHHHHAHDHDHDPDPEMKMFHGASKWSAQANLPEAEEHQGQLHGHAHDHGHAHAHAHGKTPEPKSQTEKRDTMELWTQAIGATLLISAAPFLILFLIPVQSNSDQHQNLLKVLLSFASGGLLGDAFLHLIPHALEPHSHHGEDAHGGEEARQHGHSHGGAHGHMMSVGLWVLAGIVAFLMVEKFVRLLKGGHSHGHSHGSVKEKDSDGEEEKKKKGSKKKKVEKSADIKVSGYLNLAADFTHNFTDGLAIGASFLVGPAVGALTTLTILLHEVPHEIGDFAILVQSGCTKRKAMSLQLLTAVGALAGTVCSLLAEGVDAAAVTWILPFTAGGFIYIATVTVLPELLAGRSSFGQSLMEILALVFGVAMMVLIGEYEGKVAF